In a genomic window of Thermogemmatispora onikobensis:
- a CDS encoding FHA domain-containing protein, translating to MDAVNSSPGLASLRFLTGPLAGTTVQIVKAVTTLGREPSNDIVISDPTVSRQHARLLCENGIWVIEKLSSQNTLTVNQRQVQRETIHDRDTIGLGPGTTFLFLVTAGQAGNSGGSGGGVGGVSLPASGGGVVKSDAGQPQPVVTPTPVPSSQPGIAPISGPGPSPLPAGAVPVAGEGRTERVDSELFKAQLAGMVSAGAGGAQASPGVPSLEISSNVRREKLVYPLNKPVISIGRDPSNDIVIPEPIISAFHAQIVFDGNQPYIVHPHPARGRTLNGLLYRGQRIRGDEQFRKPLERGDIFRIGDEHGSLVTLAYNDGSGQVQEMLPEIHPVPLGAPVITIGRHRDNMLVLSHPQVSGHHARLERLADGSYRIVDLGSTNHVYVNGQRVSQRLLMPGDEIRIGPFKLVYTGTELTQHDESRSIRIDALHLKRYGTHHMLLLQDISLVIPPRKFVAVVGGSGAGKSTLMDALNGLRPAQEGLVLYNGQDYYKNLAAFSTQLGYVPQDDIVHRDLTVERVLYYAAKLRLPEDFTHEQIQKRIEEVLEDVEMTHRRHLLVSKLSGGQRKRVSIAMELLANPSVFFLDEPTSGLDPGLDRKMMLLLRRLADKGHTIILVTHATTNINVCDYICFLAPGGYLAYFGPPEEAKQFFGRSDFAEIYSLLEPSDDNPNVPQQAAERFQQSADYQKYVTMPLNTGPAGRLNQPVAQTATVKPPKRGNPWRQFWLLSFRYLELLKNDVGNLLILLLQAPVIGLILFFLAGHGTFDSSSIASCQTNPPPSGLPAIPITVPNGNRYDCQNVVNALHTAQGQALLAQKGLTEDQALNYYITPGSGGDAQKILFIMAFAAVMFGCINGAREIVKEAPIYRRERAVNLGIIPYMFSKIAVLGLLCLLQSLVLVVMVALKAPFHQGIFLPVGLEIYITMALTSLAGLMLGLTISAIAPNNDRAMSFVPIVLIPQVIFSGIIFALKGPLMQFLGSFFAARWAMAALGSSIGLHGDKLGADDFSYHGTLFPTYNGHSQAEAAFHLLLTWFALALMSVILALLIAYFLKRKDVRR from the coding sequence ATGGATGCTGTCAACAGTTCTCCGGGCCTGGCCAGCCTGCGTTTTCTGACCGGCCCGTTGGCGGGGACGACGGTGCAAATCGTCAAAGCGGTCACTACCCTTGGGCGCGAGCCGAGCAACGATATTGTGATTTCTGACCCGACGGTTTCGCGCCAGCATGCTCGTCTGCTCTGTGAAAACGGGATCTGGGTCATCGAAAAGCTGAGTTCTCAGAATACGCTGACCGTCAACCAGCGACAGGTGCAGCGGGAGACCATTCATGATCGAGACACGATCGGGCTTGGCCCGGGAACGACCTTTCTCTTTCTGGTAACGGCTGGGCAAGCTGGGAATAGTGGTGGCAGTGGGGGAGGCGTTGGGGGGGTCTCGCTGCCTGCTAGCGGAGGGGGAGTAGTCAAGAGCGATGCCGGGCAGCCGCAGCCGGTGGTGACGCCGACGCCAGTTCCCAGCTCGCAGCCGGGGATAGCGCCAATCTCGGGGCCGGGTCCGAGTCCGTTGCCTGCCGGAGCGGTACCGGTGGCAGGCGAAGGACGGACTGAGCGGGTTGATTCCGAGCTTTTCAAGGCCCAGCTGGCGGGGATGGTCAGCGCGGGTGCAGGGGGGGCCCAGGCATCCCCGGGCGTGCCGTCCCTGGAGATCAGCAGCAATGTGCGGCGGGAAAAGCTGGTTTACCCGCTCAATAAGCCGGTCATCAGCATTGGACGCGATCCCTCCAACGATATTGTCATTCCAGAGCCTATCATCTCGGCCTTCCATGCCCAGATCGTCTTTGATGGCAACCAGCCCTATATTGTGCATCCGCATCCCGCGCGCGGGCGAACGCTCAATGGCCTGCTCTACCGTGGCCAGCGTATTCGTGGCGACGAGCAGTTTCGCAAGCCGCTAGAGCGAGGCGATATTTTCCGCATCGGCGACGAGCATGGTTCCCTGGTCACCCTGGCCTACAACGATGGCAGTGGCCAGGTACAGGAGATGCTGCCCGAGATCCACCCGGTGCCTCTGGGAGCGCCAGTCATCACGATCGGGCGTCATCGTGATAACATGCTTGTCCTCAGCCATCCCCAGGTCTCGGGCCATCATGCTCGTCTGGAGCGCCTGGCCGATGGCAGCTATCGCATCGTCGATCTCGGCAGCACCAACCATGTCTACGTCAACGGCCAGCGCGTAAGCCAGCGCCTCCTGATGCCCGGTGACGAGATTCGCATCGGCCCTTTCAAGCTGGTCTATACTGGCACGGAACTGACGCAGCACGACGAGAGCCGCAGCATTCGTATCGACGCCTTGCATCTAAAGCGCTACGGCACGCATCACATGCTGCTACTGCAAGACATTTCGCTCGTGATCCCGCCGCGCAAATTCGTGGCCGTCGTCGGCGGCTCGGGGGCCGGGAAATCGACGCTGATGGATGCTCTCAATGGGCTGCGACCGGCCCAGGAGGGGCTGGTCCTCTACAACGGCCAGGACTACTACAAGAATCTGGCTGCTTTCAGCACGCAGTTGGGCTATGTCCCCCAGGATGACATCGTCCATCGCGACCTGACGGTGGAGCGCGTGCTCTACTATGCTGCCAAGCTGCGCCTGCCCGAAGATTTCACCCACGAGCAGATTCAGAAGCGCATTGAAGAGGTGCTGGAAGACGTCGAAATGACCCATCGGCGCCACCTCCTGGTGAGCAAGCTCTCCGGAGGCCAGCGCAAGCGCGTCTCAATCGCGATGGAGCTCCTGGCGAATCCCAGCGTCTTCTTCCTGGATGAGCCGACTTCGGGGCTAGATCCCGGACTGGACCGCAAGATGATGCTGCTGCTGCGTCGCCTGGCCGACAAGGGCCACACCATTATTCTGGTGACGCATGCCACGACCAATATCAATGTCTGCGACTATATCTGTTTTCTGGCCCCAGGGGGCTACCTGGCCTACTTTGGGCCACCCGAGGAGGCCAAACAGTTTTTTGGGCGCAGCGACTTCGCGGAGATCTACAGCCTTCTGGAACCGAGCGATGACAACCCCAATGTCCCCCAACAGGCGGCGGAGCGTTTCCAGCAATCAGCCGATTACCAGAAATATGTGACTATGCCGCTGAACACGGGGCCGGCGGGCCGTCTCAATCAGCCGGTTGCCCAGACTGCCACCGTCAAGCCTCCGAAGCGTGGCAATCCCTGGCGGCAGTTCTGGCTGCTCTCCTTCCGTTATCTGGAGTTGCTCAAGAACGACGTTGGAAACCTGCTCATTCTGCTCTTGCAGGCGCCAGTGATTGGGCTGATCCTCTTCTTCCTGGCCGGGCATGGCACCTTTGATTCGAGCAGCATCGCCAGCTGTCAAACGAATCCACCGCCGTCGGGCCTGCCAGCCATCCCGATCACGGTTCCCAATGGCAACAGATATGACTGTCAGAACGTCGTGAATGCTCTACATACCGCCCAGGGGCAGGCACTGCTCGCTCAAAAAGGGCTGACCGAAGATCAGGCGTTGAACTACTATATTACCCCTGGCTCGGGCGGCGATGCTCAGAAGATCCTCTTCATCATGGCTTTCGCCGCTGTCATGTTTGGGTGTATCAATGGCGCGCGCGAGATCGTCAAAGAAGCGCCCATCTATCGACGCGAACGGGCAGTGAACCTGGGCATCATTCCGTACATGTTCTCGAAGATCGCCGTGTTGGGCTTGCTCTGTCTGCTGCAGAGCCTGGTGCTGGTGGTGATGGTCGCTCTGAAGGCTCCCTTCCATCAGGGGATCTTCCTGCCTGTCGGCCTGGAGATCTACATTACAATGGCCCTCACCTCGCTGGCGGGCCTCATGCTGGGACTGACCATCTCGGCGATCGCTCCCAATAATGACCGGGCCATGAGCTTTGTCCCCATTGTGCTCATTCCCCAAGTCATTTTCTCGGGCATCATCTTCGCCCTCAAGGGGCCGCTCATGCAATTCCTGGGCTCCTTCTTTGCAGCTCGCTGGGCGATGGCCGCCCTCGGCTCCTCAATTGGGCTGCATGGCGATAAGCTGGGTGCCGACGACTTCTCCTATCATGGGACGCTCTTCCCGACCTACAACGGCCATAGTCAGGCGGAGGCGGCCTTCCATCTGCTCCTGACCTGGTTTGCCCTGGCCCTGATGAGCGTCATCCTTGCCCTGCTGATCGCCTACTTCCTGAAGCGCAAAGATGTGCGGCGCTAG
- the ilvA gene encoding threonine ammonia-lyase yields MRVMNDDHATGTGEPVDRGGTPSVTPAAILSSSATFPVTIADIWEAYKLLKPLLHHTPLTPSRTLREMTGAEVYLKAENMQRSGSFKVRGASFKLSRLSEQDYQRGVIAASAGNHAQGVAIAAAQHKIPCTIVMPETAPLAKVMATQGYGAEVVLHGFTYDDAYQRCLELREQTGATFIHAFDDPDIIAGQGTLGLEMLSDLPDADAILVPIGGGGLIAGIAIAARALRPNITIIGVQAAGAPSCRSSLDAGRLLELPAITTVADGIAVKRPGELTFSLIQRLVDDVVLVDDEAIISAVLFLMERCKMLVEGAGAAGVAALLSGTVKLPGKKVLVPLTGGNIDINLVGRFIEHGLAAAGRYFVIHTRLEDRPGELMRFLGIIADMRINVIDVRHQRISSHLPIMQREETLTLETRDRTQCEQLLERLRAAGYVVEEAQSLD; encoded by the coding sequence ATGCGCGTTATGAACGATGATCATGCCACTGGTACCGGCGAGCCCGTAGATAGGGGAGGAACGCCTTCGGTCACTCCTGCCGCTATCCTGTCGTCCTCTGCGACTTTCCCCGTGACGATCGCCGATATCTGGGAGGCGTACAAGCTTCTGAAACCGCTGCTGCACCATACTCCGTTAACTCCCTCGCGCACGCTCCGGGAGATGACCGGCGCGGAGGTCTATTTGAAGGCTGAGAATATGCAGCGCTCTGGCTCGTTTAAGGTTCGTGGGGCGAGCTTTAAGCTCTCACGTCTGAGCGAGCAGGATTATCAGCGCGGCGTGATTGCGGCTTCCGCCGGCAACCATGCCCAGGGCGTGGCCATTGCCGCGGCCCAGCATAAGATCCCCTGTACGATTGTGATGCCGGAGACGGCCCCCCTGGCAAAGGTGATGGCAACCCAGGGCTATGGGGCCGAGGTGGTGCTGCATGGCTTTACTTACGATGATGCCTATCAGCGTTGCCTGGAGTTGCGGGAGCAAACAGGAGCCACCTTTATCCATGCTTTTGATGATCCTGATATCATCGCCGGCCAGGGGACACTTGGCCTGGAGATGCTCAGCGACCTTCCTGATGCCGATGCTATCCTGGTTCCCATCGGTGGAGGCGGCTTGATCGCTGGTATTGCTATCGCCGCCCGTGCTTTGCGCCCCAACATCACGATTATCGGCGTGCAGGCTGCCGGCGCCCCTAGCTGTCGTAGTTCCCTCGATGCTGGCAGGCTGCTGGAGCTGCCGGCCATTACGACGGTCGCCGATGGTATCGCGGTCAAGCGCCCTGGCGAGTTGACCTTCTCTCTCATCCAGCGCCTGGTCGATGATGTGGTCCTGGTTGACGATGAGGCGATTATCAGCGCGGTGCTCTTCTTGATGGAGCGCTGCAAGATGCTGGTCGAGGGAGCGGGTGCTGCCGGTGTGGCCGCGTTGCTGAGCGGTACTGTCAAGCTGCCGGGCAAAAAGGTGCTGGTTCCCCTTACGGGGGGCAATATCGACATCAACCTGGTAGGCCGCTTCATTGAACACGGCCTGGCCGCCGCCGGTCGCTATTTTGTGATCCATACCCGCCTGGAAGATCGCCCCGGTGAGTTAATGCGCTTCTTAGGTATCATCGCCGATATGCGTATCAATGTGATCGATGTGCGCCATCAGCGTATATCAAGTCACCTGCCAATTATGCAGCGAGAGGAGACGCTGACGCTGGAGACACGTGATCGGACCCAGTGTGAGCAGCTGCTCGAGCGTCTGCGTGCTGCTGGCTACGTTGTGGAGGAGGCGCAGTCGCTGGATTAG
- a CDS encoding R3H domain-containing nucleic acid-binding protein, whose amino-acid sequence MHNAITDDLEALLEALPPSIHEAVDRLENRGELLEIVMDLGRLPEARFPDGEVILSDQPITYADLEYVVEHIGEFGDDNRAGIERTLHRISALRNRKGRVVGLTCRIGRAVLGSIALIRDIVEQGQSILILGRPGVGKTTLLREIARVLADEANKRVVVVDTSNEIAGDGDIPHPGIGRARRMQVAHTSMQHAVMIEAVENHMPQVIVIDEIGTELEAQAARTIAERGVQLIATAHGNSLSNLLVNPTLSDLVGGIQTVTLGDEEARRRHTQKSILERKAPPTFDVVVEQQSWQELIVHRDVAETVDNLLRGQPVIAEVRTRDEETGRVSVRRVTIGGMELPAWGSGSGSLAGRQGGYLPFERSAGGWNNLRQLGQVTWRDVATAEPLRRNGQSPLPALAPSGLAANLRRSPSSSNLVTLSSTAPALASTSEEALTTEEDSQQALTLSPPRPIRIYPFGVNRDRLEQAARQLGVPVIITKNENEANAIITLKNYYRRQPERLQQAADDQKTIIILKNNTVAQMQHALARIFALPEEEDDEGGSGSPGSLAGLAQDEETRRALLEAEDAIHRLLNHGLTAAELAPANAYVRRLQHQLASRYNLFSRSRGKEPNRRVKIFRS is encoded by the coding sequence ATGCACAATGCGATCACTGACGATCTGGAGGCTCTGCTGGAGGCTCTGCCCCCCAGCATCCACGAAGCGGTCGACCGCCTGGAAAACCGCGGTGAGCTGCTAGAGATCGTAATGGACCTGGGGCGTCTGCCCGAGGCCCGCTTCCCGGATGGAGAGGTGATCCTGAGCGACCAGCCCATCACCTATGCCGATCTTGAATATGTCGTTGAGCACATCGGCGAGTTCGGCGATGATAATCGGGCCGGCATCGAGCGCACGCTTCACCGCATTAGCGCTTTGCGCAATCGGAAGGGGCGCGTAGTCGGCCTGACCTGCCGCATTGGCCGCGCGGTGCTGGGTAGCATTGCCCTGATCCGCGACATCGTCGAGCAGGGCCAGTCGATTCTTATCCTCGGTCGCCCGGGCGTAGGCAAGACGACGCTGCTGCGCGAGATCGCGCGCGTGCTGGCCGACGAGGCCAATAAGCGGGTGGTGGTGGTGGATACCTCCAACGAGATTGCCGGCGATGGCGATATCCCTCACCCCGGCATCGGGCGCGCGCGCCGTATGCAGGTGGCTCATACCTCGATGCAGCATGCGGTCATGATCGAGGCTGTGGAGAACCATATGCCCCAGGTGATCGTGATCGACGAGATCGGGACGGAGCTGGAAGCGCAGGCGGCGCGAACGATCGCAGAACGTGGCGTCCAGCTGATTGCCACGGCGCACGGCAATTCGTTGAGTAACTTGCTGGTTAACCCCACGCTCTCCGACCTGGTGGGCGGTATCCAGACGGTGACACTCGGCGATGAGGAGGCTCGTCGACGCCATACACAGAAGAGCATCCTGGAGCGTAAAGCTCCGCCTACCTTCGATGTCGTGGTGGAGCAGCAGAGCTGGCAGGAGCTGATCGTCCACCGCGATGTGGCCGAGACGGTGGACAATCTCTTGCGCGGCCAGCCGGTGATCGCTGAGGTGCGAACGCGCGATGAGGAGACAGGACGGGTCTCGGTGCGCCGTGTGACGATCGGTGGGATGGAGCTGCCTGCCTGGGGCAGCGGCTCCGGCTCGCTCGCCGGACGCCAGGGGGGCTATCTCCCTTTCGAACGCTCGGCGGGCGGCTGGAACAATCTGCGCCAACTCGGCCAGGTGACCTGGCGCGACGTCGCCACGGCTGAGCCGCTGCGCCGCAATGGACAGTCACCATTGCCAGCACTCGCGCCTAGTGGCCTGGCTGCCAATCTGCGCCGCTCGCCCTCTAGCTCCAACCTGGTAACCCTGAGCAGTACCGCTCCTGCTCTGGCCTCAACCTCGGAGGAGGCTCTCACCACCGAGGAGGACTCTCAGCAGGCTCTCACCCTCTCTCCTCCCAGGCCGATCCGTATCTATCCCTTCGGGGTCAATCGTGATCGCCTGGAACAGGCCGCCCGCCAGCTCGGGGTGCCAGTGATCATCACAAAGAACGAGAATGAGGCCAATGCCATTATCACGCTCAAGAATTACTATCGCCGCCAGCCCGAACGCTTGCAGCAGGCCGCCGATGATCAAAAGACGATTATTATTCTGAAGAATAATACGGTGGCCCAGATGCAGCATGCTCTGGCGCGCATCTTCGCCCTCCCCGAGGAGGAGGACGACGAGGGAGGCTCCGGCTCCCCTGGCTCGTTAGCCGGCCTGGCTCAGGATGAAGAGACCCGGCGCGCTCTTCTGGAAGCGGAGGACGCTATTCATCGCCTCCTGAATCATGGGCTGACCGCCGCCGAACTGGCCCCGGCTAATGCCTATGTGCGCCGGCTACAGCATCAGCTCGCCAGCCGCTATAACTTGTTCTCGCGTAGTCGGGGCAAGGAGCCGAATCGGCGCGTGAAGATCTTCCGCAGTTAA
- the pdxT gene encoding pyridoxal 5'-phosphate synthase glutaminase subunit PdxT — protein MIHNGQERPLIGVLALQGDFEAHLKALSKLGVATRAVKLPEHLTDLDGIIIPGGESTTIGKLMVEYGLDRPLKTLIEQGLPVWGTCAGLILLAKKTDNALEGQPLLAVMNIAVRRNAFGSQRESFETDLSIPVLGEAPFHAFFIRGPAIMEVDPGVEVLATLDDGTIVAVREGNRLGTAFHPEVSRDPRFHHYFLRLVQSVRK, from the coding sequence ATGATCCACAATGGACAGGAACGACCGCTGATCGGTGTGCTGGCTCTCCAGGGGGATTTCGAGGCGCATCTGAAGGCGCTTTCCAAGCTGGGTGTGGCAACACGCGCCGTAAAACTCCCTGAGCATCTGACCGATTTAGATGGTATAATAATACCCGGTGGGGAGAGCACCACTATCGGCAAGCTGATGGTTGAGTATGGCCTCGATAGGCCGCTGAAAACCTTGATTGAGCAGGGACTCCCCGTCTGGGGAACCTGTGCCGGCTTGATTCTGCTGGCCAAAAAGACGGACAACGCTCTGGAAGGCCAGCCGCTACTGGCTGTGATGAACATCGCTGTCCGTCGCAATGCGTTCGGTAGTCAGCGGGAAAGTTTTGAAACTGATCTGTCGATACCCGTGCTGGGTGAAGCACCATTTCATGCCTTCTTCATCCGCGGGCCAGCCATTATGGAGGTAGACCCGGGTGTAGAGGTGCTGGCAACGCTCGATGATGGAACCATCGTCGCTGTCCGCGAAGGCAACCGGCTGGGTACCGCTTTTCACCCGGAGGTTTCCAGAGATCCGCGCTTCCATCATTACTTTCTCCGCCTAGTACAGAGCGTTCGGAAGTAG
- the pdxS gene encoding pyridoxal 5'-phosphate synthase lyase subunit PdxS produces the protein MQQRTVGTVDVKRSFPEMLKGGVICDVVNPEQAKIAEEAGAVAVMALERVPADIRAQGGVARMTDPERIIRIKEAVTIPVMAKCRIGHFVEAEILQAIGVDCIDESEVLTPADEQFHVNKHLFSVPFVCGARDLGEALRRIGEGAAMIRTKGEAGTGNVVEAVRHMRAIQDGIRRLQMLPEEELMTEAKRLGAPYELVCQVARTGKLPVVNFSAGGIATPADAALMMRLGAEGIFVGSGIFKSGDPLKRARAIVRATTHFDNPQILAEVSRDLGEPMVGINLDTLPEQELMARRGW, from the coding sequence ATGCAGCAGAGAACGGTCGGAACGGTTGATGTGAAGCGCAGCTTCCCCGAGATGCTCAAGGGCGGTGTCATCTGCGACGTTGTCAATCCAGAGCAAGCCAAGATCGCCGAGGAGGCTGGGGCTGTGGCGGTCATGGCTCTGGAGCGGGTACCCGCCGATATTCGCGCTCAGGGCGGCGTCGCGCGTATGACTGATCCCGAACGGATCATTCGCATCAAAGAAGCGGTCACTATTCCCGTCATGGCCAAGTGCCGCATCGGCCACTTCGTCGAGGCGGAGATCCTGCAGGCCATTGGCGTTGACTGCATTGATGAATCGGAAGTGCTCACGCCTGCCGACGAGCAGTTCCATGTCAATAAGCATTTGTTCTCGGTACCCTTTGTCTGTGGGGCGCGCGACCTGGGCGAGGCCCTGCGTCGCATCGGCGAGGGGGCGGCCATGATCCGCACCAAAGGCGAGGCCGGCACCGGCAATGTGGTGGAGGCGGTGCGTCATATGCGCGCCATCCAGGATGGCATCCGGCGCCTGCAGATGCTTCCCGAGGAAGAGCTGATGACCGAGGCCAAGCGCCTGGGGGCCCCCTACGAGCTCGTTTGTCAGGTCGCTCGCACCGGCAAGCTGCCCGTCGTCAACTTCTCGGCGGGGGGCATTGCCACACCGGCGGATGCCGCGCTCATGATGCGTCTGGGGGCGGAAGGCATCTTTGTCGGCTCCGGTATCTTCAAGTCCGGCGATCCACTCAAGCGGGCCCGGGCCATTGTTCGGGCGACCACCCATTTCGATAATCCCCAGATCCTGGCTGAGGTCTCGCGCGATCTGGGCGAGCCAATGGTGGGCATCAACCTCGACACGCTGCCTGAGCAGGAGCTGATGGCCCGCCGTGGCTGGTAG
- a CDS encoding type II toxin-antitoxin system PemK/MazF family toxin produces the protein MSNEARQASPSPSHSEDSTNRIREMPSPRRGEIWDVNWSPGRGAEQQGVRPALIIQNDRGNASPTYPLTIVASMSRTERELPLHVRIAPTPENGLTDFTDVKCEQIMTIEKSRLIRKRGSITREELARVDMALKISLDLLS, from the coding sequence ATGAGTAATGAGGCCAGGCAAGCATCGCCCAGCCCCAGCCATAGCGAGGATTCTACCAACCGAATACGCGAAATGCCCAGTCCCAGGCGCGGCGAGATCTGGGATGTCAATTGGTCTCCCGGGCGCGGCGCGGAGCAGCAGGGTGTCCGCCCTGCCTTAATCATCCAAAATGATCGAGGTAACGCCTCCCCCACTTATCCGTTGACGATTGTTGCCTCGATGAGCCGTACGGAGCGTGAACTGCCCCTGCACGTGCGCATCGCGCCAACGCCTGAAAACGGACTGACCGACTTCACCGATGTGAAGTGTGAGCAGATCATGACCATCGAGAAGTCGCGCCTGATCCGTAAGCGTGGGAGCATCACCAGGGAGGAACTCGCGCGCGTCGACATGGCGCTCAAAATTAGCCTTGATCTCCTCTCCTGA
- a CDS encoding response regulator transcription factor: protein MPQVVHERTDQEKRPLKALVIDDEQPIIEFIKLGLHYEGFEVVSAPDGEQGVTAAQRCDPDIVILDLMLPDMDGLEVCRRLRENPVTSDVPILMLTARDDVRDRVLGLDSGADDYLTKPFSFEELVARIRAILRRLRRSGHGEHPGSPDSAHILQFEDLWMNTATREVRRGNRSIELTATEYNLLHLFMTHPRQVLDRQTILNRVWGYDFLGETNIIEVYVRYLREKIEDTPSSPRLIQTVRGVGYILKGQG, encoded by the coding sequence ATGCCGCAAGTGGTTCACGAACGCACCGATCAGGAGAAACGGCCCCTCAAGGCGCTGGTGATCGACGACGAGCAGCCGATTATCGAGTTCATTAAGCTGGGTCTCCACTACGAGGGCTTCGAGGTGGTATCGGCCCCCGACGGCGAGCAGGGAGTGACGGCGGCACAGCGCTGTGATCCCGATATTGTTATTCTGGACCTGATGCTGCCGGATATGGATGGTCTGGAGGTTTGCCGTCGCTTGCGCGAGAATCCAGTGACAAGCGATGTGCCCATCTTGATGCTGACGGCCAGAGACGATGTGCGCGATCGGGTGCTGGGTCTCGATAGTGGCGCCGACGACTATCTGACGAAGCCTTTCAGCTTCGAGGAGCTGGTCGCACGCATACGCGCGATCCTCCGCCGCCTGCGCCGCAGCGGACACGGTGAGCACCCTGGCTCTCCCGACTCTGCGCATATTCTGCAGTTCGAGGACCTCTGGATGAATACGGCTACGCGCGAGGTTCGTCGCGGCAATCGCTCTATCGAGTTGACGGCAACAGAATATAATCTGTTGCACCTGTTTATGACTCATCCACGCCAGGTGCTGGATCGGCAGACGATCCTCAATCGTGTCTGGGGATACGATTTCCTGGGGGAGACGAATATTATTGAGGTGTATGTGCGCTATCTGCGCGAGAAGATTGAAGATACCCCCAGCTCCCCCCGGCTGATTCAGACGGTGCGCGGGGTCGGCTATATTCTGAAAGGCCAGGGATAG
- a CDS encoding HAMP domain-containing sensor histidine kinase, producing the protein MPAERGTVRIRTEGAPDGSPDHKKMMKEPLAEGKMAQEGQTSEQTNGQAEARALAALQRPSLTSGPLLATSVRLPLDRLGLRLALLQLAILALGLALMALLLFLLVHVRSLNTPLAFVCSYGLLVLLLGGLSTLATALLLRPLQELAQVAQALARGDFSQRALLPSSSAPPASDELTRLGQSLDALAGQVELATAHQRESEARVQRLLSSASHELRTPLTSIRGLSEVLLRGPMENPELLQRVLRLIKNESERMTRLINDMLTLVRLEEGRPLQLRTVDLVELAIESVEQARLFAGEQGPRIQLELATQERLVVHGDMDRLKQALAALLDNAVKYGRPFPEGQVIVRLDRHADVGEVQVIDNGPGIASEDLPYIFERFYRGRHIPPSRADGSAIPGAGLGLAIARAIARAHQGEVNVHSEQDQGSVFTLTLPCLSGSPTRPLPSTNGTEP; encoded by the coding sequence ATGCCAGCCGAGCGAGGGACGGTAAGGATACGCACGGAAGGAGCTCCCGATGGGTCCCCAGATCACAAGAAGATGATGAAGGAGCCATTAGCGGAAGGAAAGATGGCTCAGGAAGGGCAGACCAGTGAGCAGACCAATGGTCAGGCTGAGGCGCGGGCTTTGGCCGCTCTCCAGCGGCCTTCCCTGACCAGCGGTCCCCTATTGGCTACTTCTGTTCGCCTGCCGCTTGATCGTTTGGGTCTGCGCCTGGCTCTCCTGCAGCTCGCGATTCTGGCCCTGGGTCTGGCGTTGATGGCTCTGCTGCTGTTCTTGCTCGTTCATGTGAGGTCGCTGAATACGCCGCTCGCCTTCGTGTGCAGCTACGGGCTGCTGGTGCTGCTGCTCGGAGGCTTGAGTACGCTGGCAACGGCCCTGCTGCTGCGCCCTTTGCAGGAGCTGGCTCAGGTCGCTCAGGCCCTGGCCAGGGGGGATTTCAGCCAGCGTGCGTTGCTGCCCTCTTCCTCTGCGCCTCCAGCTTCCGATGAGCTGACTCGTCTGGGTCAGAGCCTCGATGCGCTCGCTGGCCAGGTGGAGCTGGCCACGGCTCACCAGCGCGAGAGCGAGGCTCGCGTCCAGCGTCTCCTCAGTAGCGCTTCTCACGAGCTGCGCACTCCTTTGACATCGATTCGTGGCCTCTCGGAGGTGCTGCTGCGCGGCCCGATGGAGAACCCCGAGCTGCTGCAGCGTGTTCTGCGCTTGATTAAGAATGAGTCCGAGCGCATGACCCGCCTGATCAACGATATGCTGACCCTGGTTCGCCTTGAGGAGGGTCGCCCTCTCCAGCTACGCACAGTGGATCTGGTGGAGCTGGCCATTGAGAGCGTTGAGCAGGCTCGTCTCTTCGCCGGTGAGCAGGGCCCTCGGATTCAGCTGGAGCTGGCCACTCAGGAGCGGCTGGTTGTCCACGGCGATATGGATCGTCTGAAGCAGGCTCTGGCAGCCTTGCTGGACAATGCTGTGAAGTATGGGCGCCCTTTCCCCGAGGGCCAGGTGATCGTCCGCCTGGATCGTCACGCCGACGTCGGTGAGGTCCAGGTGATCGACAATGGGCCGGGCATTGCTTCCGAAGATCTGCCTTATATTTTTGAGCGCTTTTATCGCGGTCGCCATATTCCGCCGAGTCGCGCGGACGGTAGCGCGATCCCGGGGGCTGGCCTGGGATTGGCCATTGCGAGGGCGATCGCCCGCGCTCATCAGGGCGAGGTGAACGTGCACAGCGAGCAGGATCAAGGGTCGGTCTTCACGCTGACTTTGCCTTGCCTGTCCGGTTCGCCAACCCGACCGCTGCCGTCGACGAATGGAACGGAGCCGTAA